The following are encoded together in the Actinobacillus lignieresii genome:
- the acpP gene encoding acyl carrier protein, producing MSIEERVKKIIVDQLGVKAEDVKPEASFIEDLGADSLDTVELVMALEEEFDIEIPDEEAEKITTVQSAIDYVTKANA from the coding sequence ATGAGCATTGAAGAACGCGTAAAAAAAATTATCGTTGATCAATTAGGTGTTAAAGCTGAAGACGTTAAACCGGAAGCTTCATTCATTGAAGATTTAGGTGCAGACTCTTTAGACACCGTTGAATTAGTGATGGCTTTAGAAGAAGAATTCGATATCGAAATCCCGGATGAAGAAGCTGAAAAAATCACAACAGTTCAATCAGCGATTGACTACGTGACAAAAGCTAACGCATAA
- the rpe gene encoding ribulose-phosphate 3-epimerase, producing the protein MARQPFLIAPSILSADLARLGEDVAEVLKAGGDIIHFDVMDNHFVPNLTFGPAICKALRDYGITAEIDVHLMVKPVERLIPDFAKAGANYITFHPEATDHIDRTLQMIRDHGCKSGLVFNPATPLSYLDYVMDKVDMILLMGVNPGFGGQKFIPATLEKLQEARRRIDKSGYPIRLEIDGGVKIDNIAEIAAAGADTFVAGSAIFDQPNYKAVIDQMRRELAQV; encoded by the coding sequence ATGGCTCGACAACCGTTTCTAATCGCTCCGTCCATTCTGTCTGCGGACTTGGCTCGCTTGGGAGAAGACGTTGCAGAAGTATTAAAAGCAGGCGGCGATATTATTCATTTTGATGTGATGGATAATCATTTCGTGCCGAATCTGACTTTTGGACCCGCTATCTGCAAAGCACTGCGTGATTACGGTATTACTGCGGAAATCGACGTACATTTAATGGTAAAACCGGTCGAACGTTTAATTCCGGATTTTGCCAAAGCCGGCGCAAACTACATTACCTTCCATCCGGAAGCGACCGATCATATTGATCGTACTTTGCAAATGATCCGCGATCACGGCTGTAAATCCGGTTTGGTTTTCAACCCGGCAACACCGCTCAGTTATCTGGATTACGTGATGGATAAAGTGGATATGATTTTGCTGATGGGGGTAAATCCCGGCTTCGGCGGGCAAAAATTTATTCCGGCGACTTTAGAAAAACTGCAAGAAGCACGTCGTCGTATTGATAAAAGCGGTTATCCGATTCGTCTAGAAATCGACGGCGGCGTAAAAATCGACAACATTGCCGAGATTGCCGCCGCAGGTGCGGATACCTTTGTCGCCGGCTCTGCAATTTTCGATCAACCGAACTATAAAGCGGTGATTGATCAAATGCGTCGGGAATTAGCGCAGGTATAA
- a CDS encoding type B 50S ribosomal protein L31, whose protein sequence is MKKGIHPENYREVLFYDGSVQMGWIIRSCAATTKTMVWEDGKEYPFYPLDTSSASHPVYTGKRREVNTEGRASKFNERFKGMAGLAARNKDR, encoded by the coding sequence ATGAAAAAAGGGATTCACCCTGAAAATTATCGTGAAGTATTATTTTATGACGGTTCGGTACAAATGGGCTGGATTATTCGTTCTTGTGCGGCGACGACAAAAACGATGGTGTGGGAAGACGGTAAAGAATATCCGTTTTATCCGTTAGATACATCGTCAGCGTCACACCCGGTTTATACGGGTAAACGTCGTGAAGTGAATACGGAAGGTCGCGCAAGTAAATTTAACGAACGCTTTAAAGGTATGGCAGGTTTAGCCGCTAGAAATAAGGATAGATAA
- the ykgO gene encoding type B 50S ribosomal protein L36, translating to MKILNSLKTAKTRHPDCQIVRRKGKLYVICKSNPRFKARQR from the coding sequence ATGAAAATTTTAAACTCATTAAAAACGGCGAAAACACGCCATCCGGATTGCCAAATCGTACGTCGTAAAGGCAAACTTTATGTGATTTGTAAAAGCAATCCTCGCTTTAAAGCACGCCAACGTTAA
- the mrcB gene encoding penicillin-binding protein 1B, translating to MSNNQTQTPEQDETPSKKKPFFIPTCLKLGLVGACFAAFYGIYLDGRIRAKMDGQVWQLPAEVYSRIESVSVEDKLSLEAIKQVLLDNGYRQVSQIATPGDFKIENNTLVLLRRAFPFPETPEAQRILRLRFDNDKLTHIEDLVQRRLINEFRLDPKLIAMLHSDNDEERQALRLQQYPYFLIQALILTEDKRFYQHDGISPLGIARALMANYQAGRTVQGASTLTQQLVKNLFLTSEKTIVRKVNEALMSLILDFRYDKNRILETYLNEIYLGQNGSYQVHGFALASQFYFGRPIQEITPSQMALLVGMVKGPSLYNPWRHPEAALERRNVVLKLLLENQAITQPEYELLVKQPLGVKEKGTIYRQQPAFMQALNLDLKAELGESKYAQLSGAKIFTTLDRKQQRSAEQAVINGLEKLEESNSKIRDLQSAIVVAEYKTGKVRAIVGDRLTQFAGFNRAIQTKRQIGSLVKPSIYAIALSDPKNFRLNTPIQNQPITIYTKGSPPWTPKNYDKRFSGSVMLMDALVRSLNIPTVNIGMKVGLKNVIAKQKEMGWDKADIPAYPSMLLGSYSISPYDVTKSYQVLANNGLKTPLTTIEAIMSHDGSPLYQRNIEEVSRQVLPQEATIQTLYAMQQVVERGTARSLQNEFAHLRLAGKTGTTNNARDTWFVGVDGENVTTVWLGKDNNTDTNLTGSSGALFVYKQYLERALPTAFKLPKAKSMQWVGINGYGTINCDPNRQIPMWRDRGQHYCTNAGNVVETAKPTVLEAISLDKTKTENTKADVAADQQVLPAEEVAPTE from the coding sequence ATGTCAAACAACCAAACTCAAACACCGGAACAAGACGAAACTCCGTCAAAGAAAAAGCCGTTTTTTATTCCGACCTGCCTTAAATTAGGGCTTGTCGGCGCTTGCTTTGCCGCATTCTACGGGATTTATCTCGACGGACGTATTCGAGCGAAAATGGACGGGCAAGTTTGGCAATTACCGGCGGAAGTTTATAGCCGTATCGAAAGTGTCAGCGTTGAAGATAAATTATCGCTTGAAGCGATCAAACAAGTGTTATTGGATAACGGTTATCGCCAGGTTTCTCAAATTGCGACGCCGGGCGATTTCAAAATTGAAAACAATACGCTCGTTTTATTACGTCGTGCTTTCCCGTTTCCTGAAACACCGGAAGCACAACGTATTTTGCGTTTACGTTTTGACAACGACAAACTGACGCATATCGAAGATTTAGTTCAGCGTCGATTAATTAACGAGTTTCGACTCGACCCGAAATTAATTGCAATGCTGCATTCGGATAATGACGAAGAACGCCAAGCGTTACGTTTGCAGCAATACCCGTATTTCCTTATTCAAGCGTTAATTCTAACCGAAGATAAGCGTTTCTATCAGCATGACGGTATCAGCCCGCTAGGCATTGCGCGAGCCTTAATGGCAAACTATCAGGCGGGCAGAACGGTACAAGGTGCGAGTACGCTTACTCAACAATTAGTTAAAAACCTGTTTTTAACCAGCGAAAAAACCATCGTGCGTAAAGTGAATGAAGCGTTAATGTCGCTCATTTTGGATTTTCGCTACGATAAAAACCGCATTCTTGAAACTTACTTAAACGAGATTTATTTAGGTCAAAACGGTAGCTATCAAGTGCACGGATTTGCCTTGGCAAGCCAATTCTATTTCGGTCGTCCGATTCAAGAAATCACCCCGTCACAAATGGCGTTATTGGTCGGTATGGTGAAAGGACCTTCGCTCTATAATCCGTGGCGACATCCGGAAGCCGCACTTGAACGTCGTAATGTGGTGTTAAAATTATTACTAGAAAACCAAGCGATTACCCAGCCGGAGTATGAATTATTGGTAAAACAACCGCTCGGCGTAAAAGAAAAAGGCACGATTTACCGCCAACAACCGGCATTTATGCAAGCGTTAAATCTTGATCTAAAAGCGGAACTCGGCGAAAGCAAATATGCGCAGCTTTCCGGTGCGAAGATTTTCACGACATTAGACAGAAAGCAGCAGCGTTCGGCGGAACAGGCGGTAATTAACGGATTGGAAAAACTGGAAGAGTCGAATAGTAAAATCAGAGATTTACAATCCGCAATCGTGGTGGCGGAATATAAAACCGGTAAAGTGCGTGCGATTGTCGGAGACCGTTTAACCCAATTTGCCGGTTTTAACCGTGCGATTCAGACTAAACGCCAAATCGGTTCATTGGTCAAACCTTCGATTTATGCGATCGCACTTTCTGATCCGAAGAATTTCCGTTTAAATACGCCGATCCAAAACCAACCGATCACCATTTATACCAAAGGCTCTCCGCCTTGGACACCGAAAAACTATGATAAACGCTTTAGCGGTTCGGTCATGTTAATGGATGCGTTAGTGCGCTCGTTAAATATTCCGACCGTGAATATCGGTATGAAAGTCGGCTTAAAGAACGTGATTGCGAAGCAAAAAGAGATGGGTTGGGATAAAGCCGATATTCCGGCTTACCCTTCGATGTTGCTCGGTTCGTACTCTATTTCGCCGTATGATGTGACCAAGTCTTATCAAGTATTGGCAAATAACGGTTTAAAAACACCGCTTACGACGATTGAAGCCATTATGTCGCATGACGGTAGCCCGCTTTACCAGCGCAATATCGAAGAAGTCAGCCGCCAAGTATTACCGCAAGAGGCAACAATTCAAACACTATATGCTATGCAACAAGTGGTGGAACGAGGTACGGCTCGCAGCTTACAAAACGAATTCGCTCATTTACGTTTAGCCGGAAAAACCGGGACGACCAATAATGCGCGCGATACTTGGTTCGTCGGAGTGGACGGTGAAAACGTCACCACCGTATGGTTAGGGAAAGATAATAATACCGATACCAATTTAACCGGTTCCAGCGGTGCATTGTTCGTGTATAAACAATATTTGGAACGTGCTTTACCGACCGCATTTAAATTGCCAAAAGCGAAAAGTATGCAATGGGTGGGCATCAATGGCTACGGTACGATTAATTGCGATCCGAACCGTCAAATTCCAATGTGGCGAGATCGGGGTCAGCACTACTGTACTAATGCCGGTAATGTGGTCGAAACCGCCAAACCGACCGTATTGGAAGCGATTTCATTAGATAAAACCAAAACGGAAAATACCAAAGCCGATGTGGCTGCGGATCAACAAGTCTTACCGGCGGAAGAAGTCGCACCGACCGAATAA
- the menB gene encoding 1,4-dihydroxy-2-naphthoyl-CoA synthase, whose amino-acid sequence MLYPSEEFLYAPITWVDHSEGYTDIRYHKSTDGIAKITINRPEVRNAFRPQTVKEMIHAFADARFDEKIGVIVLTGEGEYAFCAGGDQKIRGDYGGYKDDSGVHHLNVLQFQRDIRTCPKPVVAMVAGYAVGGGHVLHMMCDLTIAADNAKFGQTGPKVGSFDGGWGASYMARIVGQKKAREIWFLCRMYDAQEALNMGLVNTVVPYADLEKETVRWCREMLQNSPIALRCLKAALNADCDGQAGLQELAGNATMLFYMTEEGQEGRNAFNEKREPDFSKFKRNP is encoded by the coding sequence ATGTTATATCCAAGTGAAGAATTTCTTTATGCTCCGATTACGTGGGTAGATCATAGCGAAGGTTACACTGACATTCGTTACCATAAATCAACCGACGGTATTGCGAAAATTACCATCAATCGTCCTGAAGTACGTAACGCCTTCCGTCCTCAAACGGTTAAAGAAATGATCCATGCTTTCGCCGATGCGCGCTTTGACGAAAAAATCGGGGTCATCGTATTAACCGGCGAAGGCGAATACGCATTCTGTGCCGGCGGCGACCAAAAAATTCGCGGTGACTACGGCGGTTATAAAGACGACAGCGGCGTTCATCATTTAAACGTGTTGCAGTTCCAACGTGATATTCGTACTTGTCCGAAACCTGTTGTGGCAATGGTGGCAGGCTATGCAGTAGGCGGCGGTCACGTGTTACATATGATGTGTGACTTAACTATCGCAGCGGATAACGCGAAATTCGGTCAAACCGGTCCGAAAGTAGGCTCATTTGACGGCGGCTGGGGCGCAAGCTATATGGCGCGTATCGTGGGCCAGAAAAAAGCGCGTGAAATTTGGTTCTTATGCCGTATGTACGATGCGCAAGAAGCATTAAATATGGGCTTAGTGAATACCGTTGTGCCTTATGCGGATCTTGAAAAAGAAACCGTGCGTTGGTGCCGTGAAATGTTACAAAACAGTCCGATTGCATTACGTTGCTTAAAAGCGGCATTAAATGCGGACTGTGACGGTCAAGCCGGTTTACAAGAATTAGCGGGCAACGCAACCATGTTGTTCTATATGACGGAAGAAGGTCAGGAAGGTCGTAACGCATTCAATGAAAAACGTGAACCTGACTTCAGTAAATTTAAACGTAATCCGTAA
- a CDS encoding RelA/SpoT family protein: MYLFQPLDSIIQGYLPADKIELVKRAFVIARDAHEGQTRSSREPYITHPVAVASIIAEMKLDHEAVMAALLHDVIEDTPYTEEQLAAEFGSSVAEIVQGVSKLDKLKFRTRQEAQVENFRKMILAMTKDIRVVLIKLADRTHNMRTLGALRPDKRRRIAKETLEIYSPLAHRLGIEHLKNELEDLCFQAMHPHRYRVLRMAIDMARGTRQDLISTISHEIQSRLDEAGIKGRVYGREKHLYSLYEKMRQRDQHFHSILDIYAFRVVVGNVDHCYRALGQMHALYKPRPYKIRDYIAVPKTNGYQSLHTSMIGHKGVPIEVQIRTEDMDLMAELGVAAHWRYTEDQATATSVQQKAQQWLRSIVELQQSAGNSNEFIENVKSDFFSDDIYVFTPKGRIVELPANATAIDFAYAVHSDIGDRCVGAIVDRNPYPISQPLQSGQTVEIITKQGKRPSPSWLNFAVSSRAKSKIRAALKHLEIDEQTSQEPEKPDHLDVDIELEIKDQPGVLASLTNAIASMNSNIGTVESRPNGTGNYQVKMRIAVTDNAHLYVVIQKLTKVNGVVRVTKA, from the coding sequence GTGTATCTTTTTCAACCGTTAGATAGCATTATTCAAGGCTATTTACCTGCTGATAAAATCGAGTTGGTAAAACGTGCCTTTGTGATTGCGCGTGATGCGCACGAGGGGCAAACTCGCTCAAGCAGAGAGCCTTACATTACTCACCCTGTCGCCGTCGCTTCCATTATTGCGGAAATGAAACTTGACCACGAAGCGGTAATGGCGGCTCTTTTACATGATGTCATCGAAGATACACCTTACACGGAAGAGCAACTTGCCGCCGAATTCGGCTCGAGCGTAGCGGAAATCGTGCAAGGCGTTTCAAAGCTGGATAAATTAAAATTCCGTACCCGCCAAGAAGCGCAAGTTGAGAATTTCCGCAAAATGATTTTGGCGATGACCAAAGACATTCGAGTGGTATTAATCAAACTGGCTGACCGTACGCACAATATGCGTACGCTGGGGGCATTACGTCCGGACAAACGCCGCCGTATTGCGAAAGAAACGCTTGAGATTTACAGTCCGTTAGCACATCGTTTAGGCATTGAACATCTTAAAAATGAACTGGAAGATCTCTGCTTCCAAGCGATGCACCCTCATCGTTATCGTGTCTTACGTATGGCGATTGATATGGCGCGCGGTACTCGCCAAGACCTTATTTCGACCATTTCTCACGAAATTCAATCACGTTTAGACGAAGCCGGTATCAAAGGCCGTGTTTATGGTCGAGAAAAGCACCTCTACTCGCTTTATGAAAAAATGCGTCAACGTGACCAACATTTCCATTCCATTTTAGACATTTATGCGTTTAGAGTGGTGGTCGGAAATGTTGATCATTGTTATCGTGCGTTAGGACAAATGCACGCCCTGTATAAGCCGCGTCCGTATAAAATTCGCGACTATATCGCCGTGCCGAAAACTAACGGCTATCAGTCTTTACACACCTCGATGATCGGACATAAAGGCGTGCCGATTGAAGTACAAATTCGTACCGAAGATATGGATTTAATGGCGGAACTCGGGGTGGCTGCTCATTGGCGTTATACCGAAGATCAAGCGACCGCAACCAGCGTACAGCAAAAAGCCCAACAATGGCTACGTAGCATTGTAGAACTGCAACAAAGCGCCGGTAACTCGAACGAATTTATCGAAAACGTGAAATCCGATTTCTTCTCGGACGATATTTACGTATTTACACCGAAAGGTCGTATCGTCGAATTACCGGCAAATGCGACCGCTATCGACTTTGCCTATGCGGTACACTCCGATATCGGCGACCGTTGCGTCGGTGCGATAGTGGATCGCAATCCGTATCCGATTTCACAGCCGTTGCAATCCGGTCAAACCGTTGAAATCATTACCAAGCAAGGTAAACGTCCAAGCCCGTCTTGGTTAAATTTCGCCGTCAGCTCAAGAGCCAAATCCAAAATTCGTGCGGCGCTTAAACATCTTGAAATAGACGAGCAAACGTCACAAGAGCCGGAAAAACCGGATCATTTGGATGTCGATATCGAACTGGAGATTAAAGACCAACCGGGCGTACTGGCAAGTCTAACCAATGCGATTGCTTCGATGAACAGCAATATCGGCACGGTGGAAAGCCGACCGAACGGTACCGGCAATTATCAGGTCAAAATGCGTATTGCCGTTACCGATAATGCACACCTTTATGTGGTGATTCAGAAGCTAACCAAAGTAAACGGTGTCGTTCGAGTCACGAAAGCCTAA
- the rpoZ gene encoding DNA-directed RNA polymerase subunit omega has protein sequence MARVTVQEAADKIGNRFDLILTAARRARQLQLHVREPLVPEENDKPTVIALREIEKGLINSQIMDQLENNDAIQQEVAEQEAISFLADVQANA, from the coding sequence ATGGCTCGTGTAACCGTACAAGAAGCAGCAGATAAAATCGGCAACCGTTTCGACTTAATTTTGACCGCAGCACGCCGTGCAAGACAATTACAACTTCACGTTCGTGAACCGCTTGTGCCTGAAGAAAATGATAAACCGACGGTTATCGCATTACGTGAAATCGAAAAAGGTTTAATCAATAGTCAGATCATGGATCAATTGGAAAATAACGACGCAATCCAACAAGAAGTTGCAGAACAAGAAGCAATCTCTTTCCTAGCAGACGTACAAGCTAACGCTTAA
- a CDS encoding DUF417 family protein produces MNAWNAFVEFVARIVAPMQRQFINFVRIAIFIVMAWIGGLKVCQYEADGIAHFVSNSPFFSYMYEKGSNLVPNEKGDLVMEYTLHKNPEGKMVAKNIEWHKENGTYTASYIIGATIVTVGILTLLGIWNATAGLAGGLLTFGMSIITLSFLITTPEAWVPNLGGDMPTPAHGFPYLSGVGRLIVKDIIMMAGGLTAAAECANRILARKKVA; encoded by the coding sequence ATGAACGCGTGGAATGCTTTTGTCGAGTTTGTAGCGAGAATCGTCGCACCGATGCAACGTCAATTTATTAACTTTGTACGCATTGCGATTTTTATTGTCATGGCTTGGATTGGCGGTTTAAAAGTATGCCAATACGAAGCGGACGGTATTGCGCACTTCGTATCGAACAGCCCGTTTTTCAGCTATATGTATGAAAAAGGTTCGAACCTTGTGCCGAATGAGAAGGGCGATTTAGTGATGGAATACACTCTCCACAAAAATCCGGAAGGAAAAATGGTGGCGAAAAATATCGAATGGCATAAAGAGAACGGTACTTACACCGCTTCTTATATTATCGGCGCAACTATCGTAACCGTCGGTATTTTAACCTTACTCGGTATTTGGAATGCAACCGCAGGTTTAGCGGGCGGTTTATTAACCTTCGGTATGTCGATCATTACGCTTTCTTTCTTGATAACCACGCCGGAGGCTTGGGTGCCGAATCTGGGCGGCGATATGCCGACGCCTGCGCACGGCTTCCCGTATTTATCCGGCGTAGGGCGTTTAATCGTGAAAGATATTATTATGATGGCAGGCGGTTTAACCGCCGCAGCGGAATGTGCCAACCGTATTTTAGCGCGTAAAAAAGTCGCTTAA
- a CDS encoding helix-turn-helix domain-containing protein produces MDIIDRLIQLAQIQGEIHTHCLFQDHWRVENPKNAARPQGAFHILLQGECELWFEEQCFLLQAGDIFFLPKGQLHRLQNRGFRAELANPPCILERSSAYQTVANGDGEAKVEMFCGEFLYNPPATIIENLPDYLHFSLKNTPLTALISLFKTEAEKARFAHYSVINGLSQVLFSYILRIYLADNPNTIGILTALQDKRLSACLQAILLAPEKPWQVPTLAELANMSRANFLRVFQQKIGVSPTKLLMQIRLQQAALLLKQTQGNVLNIALSVGYQSEAHFSKAFKAVYGMPPSVWRKTG; encoded by the coding sequence ATGGACATCATCGATCGCTTAATTCAGTTAGCGCAAATTCAAGGGGAAATCCATACCCATTGTCTATTTCAAGACCATTGGCGGGTGGAAAACCCGAAAAATGCGGCACGGCCTCAAGGCGCATTTCATATTCTATTACAAGGCGAGTGCGAACTCTGGTTTGAAGAGCAATGTTTCCTTTTGCAAGCGGGCGATATTTTCTTTTTACCGAAAGGGCAACTCCATCGTTTACAAAATCGAGGCTTTCGGGCGGAGCTTGCCAACCCTCCTTGTATATTGGAAAGATCGTCTGCTTATCAAACGGTGGCTAACGGTGACGGCGAAGCGAAAGTAGAGATGTTTTGCGGCGAATTTTTATATAATCCGCCGGCAACCATTATCGAAAACTTACCCGATTATTTGCATTTTTCACTTAAAAATACACCGCTTACGGCATTAATTTCATTATTTAAAACGGAAGCGGAAAAAGCCAGATTCGCTCACTATTCGGTTATTAACGGGCTTTCGCAAGTGTTATTCAGTTATATTTTACGTATTTATCTTGCCGATAATCCGAATACAATCGGTATTTTGACCGCTTTACAAGACAAGCGTTTAAGTGCCTGTTTACAAGCCATTTTGCTTGCGCCTGAAAAGCCTTGGCAAGTTCCAACACTCGCGGAATTAGCGAATATGTCGAGAGCGAATTTCTTACGGGTATTCCAACAAAAAATCGGTGTTTCACCGACTAAATTGCTGATGCAAATTCGCCTGCAGCAAGCGGCGTTATTACTCAAACAAACTCAAGGAAACGTATTGAATATCGCACTTTCGGTAGGCTATCAGTCGGAAGCGCACTTTAGTAAGGCGTTTAAAGCGGTATATGGTATGCCGCCGAGCGTATGGCGGAAAACGGGATGA
- the recG gene encoding ATP-dependent DNA helicase RecG: MSEQLLDGVPLTALSGVGAAIAEKLSRIGINNVQDLLFHLPYRYEDRTRVTPIIDVRPESFSTIEGIVQVTEVQFGRRLILSTVLSDGTSKITLKFFNFNAGMKNSLTAGTRVKAFGEIKRGRFMAEIHHPEYQIIRNNQPLELAETLTPIYSTTEGLKQNSLRKLTEQALALLDKIKVGELLPDEYNPHKYSLKEALQLLHRPPPSVSAEQLEKGDHPAQKRLIFEELLAHNLAMQQVRVGVNQLTATPLRYQTDLKSRFLASLPFKPTNAQSRVTADIEQDLAKSSPMMRLVQGDVGSGKTLVAALAALLAIDNGKQVALMAPTEILAEQHANNFANWLRPFGIEIGWLAGKVKGKARTAQLEAIKNGEVQMIIGTHALFQESVEFHNLALVIIDEQHRFGVHQRLTLREKGAKDGIYPHQLIMTATPIPRTLAMTVYADLDTSIIDELPPGRTPITTVAISEDRRDEIVRRVYAACKNEKRQAYWVCTLIDESEVLEAQAAAAIAEDLQRALPDLRIGLVHGRMKPQEKQAIMAEFKAANIDLLVATTVIEVGVDVPNASLMIIENSERLGLAQLHQLRGRVGRGATASHCVLLYKPPLGKISSKRLQVLRDSQDGFYIAEKDLEIRGTGEILGTKQTGMAEFKVANLMRDRKMIPLVQNYAKQIIQQNPPLAEALIRRWLGERTEYSNA, from the coding sequence ATGAGCGAACAATTACTAGACGGTGTGCCACTGACCGCCCTTTCCGGGGTGGGTGCGGCGATTGCGGAAAAACTTAGCCGAATCGGCATTAATAACGTGCAAGATCTGTTATTTCATTTGCCTTATCGCTATGAAGATCGTACTCGAGTTACACCGATTATCGATGTGCGCCCGGAAAGTTTTTCTACCATCGAAGGTATCGTGCAAGTTACCGAAGTACAATTCGGTCGCCGTCTGATTTTATCCACCGTGCTTTCTGACGGCACCAGTAAAATTACGCTGAAATTCTTTAATTTTAATGCGGGGATGAAAAACAGCCTGACTGCCGGCACACGTGTAAAAGCTTTTGGCGAAATCAAACGTGGGCGTTTTATGGCGGAAATTCATCACCCCGAATATCAAATTATTCGCAATAATCAACCGCTTGAACTTGCCGAAACTTTAACGCCGATTTACTCCACCACAGAAGGTTTAAAGCAAAATTCGTTACGTAAACTCACCGAGCAAGCATTAGCGTTATTAGATAAAATCAAAGTCGGTGAACTGTTGCCGGACGAATACAATCCGCATAAATACAGTTTAAAAGAAGCGTTGCAATTATTGCATCGCCCGCCACCGAGCGTTTCTGCCGAACAGCTGGAAAAAGGCGATCATCCGGCACAAAAACGGCTGATTTTTGAAGAATTATTGGCACACAACTTAGCAATGCAGCAAGTGCGAGTCGGAGTCAATCAGCTGACTGCTACGCCGCTACGCTATCAAACCGATCTCAAAAGCCGCTTTTTGGCGAGTTTGCCGTTTAAACCGACCAACGCTCAAAGCCGTGTAACGGCGGATATTGAGCAAGATTTAGCAAAATCTTCGCCAATGATGCGTTTAGTACAAGGCGATGTTGGCTCGGGTAAAACGTTAGTCGCGGCACTTGCCGCCCTGCTTGCAATTGATAACGGCAAACAAGTGGCATTAATGGCACCGACTGAAATCCTTGCCGAGCAGCACGCCAATAACTTTGCCAACTGGCTACGCCCGTTCGGTATTGAAATCGGCTGGCTTGCCGGTAAAGTAAAAGGCAAAGCTCGCACCGCACAACTGGAAGCGATTAAAAACGGCGAAGTGCAGATGATTATCGGCACGCACGCTCTCTTCCAAGAAAGTGTAGAGTTTCATAACCTCGCATTAGTGATTATTGATGAACAACACCGTTTCGGTGTACATCAACGCTTAACCCTACGTGAAAAAGGCGCGAAAGACGGCATTTATCCGCACCAGCTAATTATGACCGCCACACCAATCCCTCGTACCTTAGCGATGACGGTCTATGCCGATCTGGATACCTCTATTATTGACGAGCTACCGCCGGGGCGAACACCGATTACCACCGTGGCGATTTCGGAAGACAGACGCGATGAAATTGTCCGTCGTGTGTATGCCGCCTGCAAAAATGAAAAACGCCAAGCTTATTGGGTTTGTACCCTAATTGATGAATCGGAAGTCTTGGAAGCACAAGCAGCGGCGGCGATTGCCGAAGATTTACAACGAGCCTTACCGGATTTACGCATCGGCTTGGTACACGGACGAATGAAGCCGCAAGAAAAGCAAGCGATTATGGCGGAATTTAAAGCGGCAAATATTGATTTATTGGTTGCCACCACAGTGATTGAAGTCGGCGTTGATGTACCGAATGCCAGCCTAATGATTATCGAAAACTCCGAACGTTTGGGGCTTGCTCAACTCCACCAATTACGTGGACGTGTCGGACGTGGTGCAACCGCTTCCCATTGCGTGTTGCTGTATAAACCGCCACTCGGCAAAATCTCGAGTAAACGCTTACAAGTGTTACGTGACAGCCAAGACGGTTTCTATATTGCCGAAAAAGATTTAGAAATTCGTGGCACGGGTGAAATTCTCGGCACCAAACAAACCGGTATGGCGGAATTTAAAGTAGCGAATTTAATGCGAGATCGCAAAATGATTCCATTAGTACAAAACTACGCCAAGCAAATTATTCAGCAAAATCCACCGCTTGCAGAAGCACTGATTCGCCGCTGGCTTGGCGAGCGTACCGAATATAGCAACGCCTAA